The Manihot esculenta cultivar AM560-2 chromosome 1, M.esculenta_v8, whole genome shotgun sequence genome has a window encoding:
- the LOC110625234 gene encoding 26S proteasome non-ATPase regulatory subunit 11 homolog: MSTSYLPATTDSIAQALEAKAPSESISIYYRILENPSSSPDALRIKEQAITNLSDLLRQENRAEELRSLLTQLRPFFALIPKAKTAKIVRGIIDAVAKIPGTSDLQISLCKEMVQWTRAEKRTFLRQRVEARLAALLMENKEYSEALNLLSGLIKEVRRLDDKLLLVDIDLLESKLHFSLRNLPKAKAALTAARTAANAIYVPPAQQGTIDLQSGILHAEEKDYKTAYSYFFEAFEAFNALEDPRAVFSLKYMLLCKIMVNQADDVAGVISSKAGLQYVGPELDAMKAVADAHAKRSLKLFEIALRDYKAQLEEDPIVHRHLSSLYDTLLEQNLCRLIEPFSRVEIAHIADLIELPVEHVEKKLSQMILDKKFAGTLDQGAGCLIIFDDPKTDAIYPASLETISNIGKVVDSLYVRSAKIMA, from the coding sequence ATGTCCACATCATATCTCCCTGCAACTACTGATTCAATTGCTCAGGCTTTAGAAGCAAAAGCCCCATCTGAATCCATTTCTATTTATTACCGCATACTAGAGAATCCATCATCTTCTCCTGATGCCCTAAGGATAAAAGAACAGGCTATCACCAATCTCTCAGATCTCCTCAGACAAGAGAATCGGGCAGAGGAACTTCGAAGCCTTCTGACCCAGTTAAGGCCCTTTTTCGCCTTGATTCCAAAGGCAAAAACTGCCAAAATTGTTCGTGGGATAATTGATGCTGTAGCTAAAATACCAGGGACATCTGATCTCCAGATTTCTCTTTGCAAAGAAATGGTGCAGTGGACCCGTGCTGAGAAAAGAACTTTTCTCCGGCAGAGAGTTGAAGCTAGGCTTGCAGCTCTTTTGATGGAAAACAAGGAGTACTCTGAGGCATTAAATCTCCTCTCTGGGTTAATCAAGGAGGTGAGGCGATTGGATGATAAGCTGCTGCTTGTGGACATAGACTTATTGGAAAGCAAGCTTCACTTTTCTCTAAGAAACCTCCCCAAAGCCAAGGCTGCACTCACTGCAGCAAGAACAGCGGCGAATGCAATTTACGTTCCACCAGCTCAGCAGGGGACTATAGATTTGCAGAGTGGGATCCTTCATGCAGAAGAGAAGGATTACAAAACTGCCTACAGCTACTTCTTTGAAGCATTTGAAGCTTTTAATGCTCTTGAAGATCCCCGAGCAGTATTTAGCCTTAAATATATGTTGTTATGCAAAATAATGGTGAACCAAGCTGATGATGTTGCTGGAGTAATATCATCCAAGGCAGGGCTTCAATATGTAGGCCCAGAGCTGGATGCAATGAAAGCTGTTGCTGATGCTCATGCAAAACGTTCTCTGAAGCTCTTTGAGATTGCACTTCGGGATTATAAGGCCCAACTAGAGGAAGACCCAATTGTTCACAGACACCTCTCTTCCCTGTATGACACTTTATTGGAGCAAAACCTTTGCCGGTTGATCGAGCCTTTCTCCAGGGTTGAGATTGCACATATAGCTGATCTGATTGAACTGCCTGTAGAGCATGTGGAGAAGAAACTGTCTCAGATGATTCTGGATAAAAAGTTTGCGGGGACTTTGGACCAGGGTGCTGGATGCCTCATTATTTTTGATGATCCAAAGACGGATGCAATCTACCCAGCATCATTGGAGACCATTTCCAATATTGGCAAGGTGGTAGACAGCCTGTATGTGAGGTCAGCCAAGATAATGGCTTAA